The Pseudomonadota bacterium genome window below encodes:
- a CDS encoding class I SAM-dependent methyltransferase, producing the protein MVLISDDRSLSLWTRLVEWFQGPLGDSVLQAERAQLGPVLSGLFGFHIVQIGVLGAADLFAGSRIAHRIVLNIDPQPPIAMLGHPLCAAGALPLQTRSIDVIVLPHVLEFQADGMEVLRETERVLVGEGHVVILGFNPWSLWGLWRLCSAWGKRVPWCGRFLAMGRLQAWLRDLGFDMVQSRRFNVRAPWANAPAERRWEIGERIGAWLGFGGVYLLVGKKRIEAMTPIGARRHAQRRVIHGGVAGSSVQRVKP; encoded by the coding sequence ATGGTTCTGATCAGCGACGATCGATCGCTTTCCTTGTGGACGCGGCTGGTGGAATGGTTTCAAGGCCCTCTCGGGGACTCCGTATTGCAAGCGGAACGCGCCCAGCTCGGCCCGGTTTTATCGGGCCTGTTCGGTTTTCATATCGTCCAAATCGGGGTGCTCGGCGCGGCCGATCTGTTTGCGGGCAGCCGCATCGCGCATCGAATCGTGCTCAACATCGACCCGCAACCGCCTATCGCAATGCTTGGCCATCCGTTATGCGCGGCGGGGGCGTTACCGCTGCAAACCCGCAGTATCGATGTGATCGTCCTGCCGCATGTCTTGGAGTTCCAAGCGGACGGGATGGAAGTCTTGCGCGAAACCGAACGCGTTCTTGTGGGCGAAGGTCACGTGGTGATCTTGGGATTCAATCCATGGAGCTTATGGGGGCTGTGGCGCCTTTGCAGCGCGTGGGGAAAGCGCGTACCTTGGTGTGGGCGGTTCTTGGCGATGGGGCGCCTTCAAGCTTGGCTGCGCGATCTTGGATTTGATATGGTGCAATCGCGCCGGTTCAATGTGCGCGCGCCCTGGGCTAACGCGCCGGCCGAGCGGCGATGGGAGATAGGCGAGCGTATCGGCGCTTGGCTCGGTTTCGGCGGGGTGTATCTCCTGGTCGGGAAAAAGCGTATCGAGGCGATGACGCCGATCGGGGCGCGGAGGCACGCGCAGCGTAGAGTTATCCATGGTGGCGTCGCCGGCTCGTCCGTGCAGCGCGTCAAGCCCTAG
- the gloB gene encoding hydroxyacylglutathione hydrolase — MVDVFPVAALKDNYIWFIRNGDIVVVVDPSDAVPVDQTLTAQGLKLTAILVTHHHWDHVNGIESLVERYRVPVYGPKLETIPKCRHGVIDGDTIEFPDLDLSFKVLGVPGHTSGAVAYSGAELLFSGDTLFTAGCGRLFEGTAEQMYTSLTKLMSLPPRTRLYCGHEYTRANLAFARAVEPDNAAIAARIRETAARRAQGLPTVPSTLDLERQTNPFVRCSAPEVKRAAERQARRPLCSDTEVFAALRQWKDIY, encoded by the coding sequence ATGGTCGATGTCTTTCCGGTCGCTGCGCTGAAAGACAATTATATCTGGTTCATTCGCAACGGGGACATCGTCGTGGTTGTCGATCCTAGCGATGCCGTGCCCGTCGATCAAACCCTGACCGCACAGGGGCTCAAGCTCACGGCCATACTCGTCACCCATCATCACTGGGATCACGTCAATGGCATTGAATCGCTGGTCGAGCGTTACCGCGTGCCCGTCTATGGCCCGAAGCTCGAGACCATCCCCAAATGCCGTCATGGGGTGATCGACGGCGACACGATCGAGTTTCCCGATCTCGATCTATCATTCAAGGTCCTGGGCGTCCCCGGCCATACCTCCGGCGCGGTCGCTTATTCCGGCGCGGAGTTGTTGTTCAGCGGCGATACCCTGTTCACCGCCGGCTGCGGGCGTCTATTCGAGGGAACGGCTGAACAAATGTATACCTCCCTCACCAAGCTCATGAGCCTGCCGCCCCGGACACGCCTTTATTGTGGTCACGAGTATACGCGCGCTAACCTCGCTTTCGCCCGCGCGGTCGAACCCGATAACGCGGCCATTGCCGCGCGCATCCGGGAAACCGCGGCACGGCGTGCCCAAGGATTGCCGACGGTGCCTTCGACCTTAGACCTAGAACGGCAAACGAATCCTTTCGTTCGCTGTTCGGCGCCCGAAGTCAAGCGCGCGGCCGAACGGCAAGCGCGACGGCCATTGTGCTCCGATACCGAGGTATTCGCGGCTTTGCGCCAGTGGAAAGACATTTATTAG